TTCCCCCCAAGCTCCAGGGCGAGGCCGCCGAAAGTGTGTTCCTCGCCCGCGCCGTCTCTCTCGGCCTTACCGTCTGCAAGCCCTGGGGCGACAGCGCCAAGTACGACTTCGTCGTCGACAACGGCTGCCGCCTCTTCCGTACCCAGGTCAAGTCCGTCTCCCAGCTCGACGGCGACAGCTACCGCATCACTTCCGGCAGCGGCAACCGCGCCAAGACTCCGTACACCGGCGCCCAGATCGACCTCCTCGCCGCCTACGTCCAGCCCTTCGACACCTGGTACCTGATTCCCGTCGAAGCCTTCACGCCCGCGACGACCATCCGCCTCTGCCCCCACCGCACCAGCCGCCGCAAATTCGAACGCTTCCGCGAGGCTTGGATGTTGCTGCAGGGGTAGGATCGTGCGGAGCAGCCTGCACACAAACTCGGCAACGGCACTTCTTGCCCTGTTTCGTAAAATCTAGAAAGGACCTAATTCTATGGTCGCCACTTCTTATCTGGCCGAAGGCATAGTTCGCTTTCTCGAAGCCGCTCATCAGTCTCTCTCGGATGCGATTCTTCTTTATCGCCACAAGAAATATGCAAGTAGCTGCATTCTGGGCGTGATTGCTGCCGAACACATAGGACAGGCCATTGGACTACGGCATTTACGTTTGTCACCCAGCCTTCCCGAATGTGCCGAGCTTAAACGCAGGCCAAAACATGAGGAACGATTGCGTCGTGCGTTGACTATCATCGAGCACCAACTGCCACAATCGACCAGCCTAGACGACATAGATGCTCTCCTGAGAGCGGCCGAGACATACAAGGGCCGTACACCGAGAAGATTCCACGAATTGAGAACAAGGGCTCAATATGTCGAGCCGTCGGACGACTGCAGTAGTTGGAGCACGCCGACGAGTATT
This genomic stretch from Terriglobales bacterium harbors:
- a CDS encoding group I intron-associated PD-(D/E)XK endonuclease, translated to MSLRLPPKLQGEAAESVFLARAVSLGLTVCKPWGDSAKYDFVVDNGCRLFRTQVKSVSQLDGDSYRITSGSGNRAKTPYTGAQIDLLAAYVQPFDTWYLIPVEAFTPATTIRLCPHRTSRRKFERFREAWMLLQG
- a CDS encoding AbiV family abortive infection protein — encoded protein: MVATSYLAEGIVRFLEAAHQSLSDAILLYRHKKYASSCILGVIAAEHIGQAIGLRHLRLSPSLPECAELKRRPKHEERLRRALTIIEHQLPQSTSLDDIDALLRAAETYKGRTPRRFHELRTRAQYVEPSDDCSSWSTPTSIGPQDVYHLLLNVGNNYRNLLLGLLQDSEVEAEVVRLDLRQTLEATSDIWP